The sequence TGCGCTACCTCGCGGCCCCGGTCGCGGTGCTCGGGCTGGGCGTCGGGACCGCGGCGGGCGTCGTCGGCCTCGTCGGCGGGCCCGCGTGGCTGCGGCTCGGCCTGCTGGCGCCGGCCGGGTACGCCGCGATCCTCGGCGTCGCCACGGTGTCCGAGGGGCGCTCGCTCGACGCCCGTGCCCGGGCCTGGTTCCCGGCGGTCGTCGCGACCATGCACGTGTCCTGGGGGGCCGGCTTCCTGGCCGGCGTCCGGCGCGAGCGCGGCTGACGGCACCGGAGCGCGCGAGCCGACGGCACGGCACGGGCAGGCCGCTGCGGCGTCCTCAGGCCTTGCGGGACCGCGGTGGGCCCGCGGAGACCCACGCCTCGAGCGTCGCGACGAAGCGCTGCGCGTCGACGGTCCAGTCGAACTCCGACTGCGCGGTCTCGCGGCCGGCGGCGGCCATCCGCGTGCGCAGCTCCTCGTCCTCGACCAGCCGGCGCACCTCCCCGGCGACCGCGGACGCGTCGTCGAACGGGACCACCACACCCGCGTCGGCGCGCTCGACGAGCTCGCGCGACGCGGGGTTGGGCGTCGTGACGACCGCGACCCCGTGCGCCATGTACTCCATGACCTTGGTGGGGCGCGAGTGGGCGTAGTTGGGCTCGTCGCGCAGCAGCGAGAGCCCGACGAGCGCGCCGTCGATCAGGTGCAGCGCCTCGTCGTTCGGGACGAACCCGCGCCAGGTCAGCGTCCCCGCGCCGCGCGCGGCCTCGAGCGCCGGGCGCACGTCGTCGTCGGCCGGGCCGATGACCTCGAGCACCGTGCCGTCGGGCAGCAGCCGGGGCAGGTCCAGGAGCACGCGGGCGCCGCGGGCCGTGGTGACGCGGCCGAGGTAGACGACCCGGAGGTTGCCGGCCTCGTCGGGCACGGTCGTCCCGACGACCTGGGCCGGGACCACCACCGAGTTCGGCACGACCGGGTGGGGCCGGGTGAACCGGTCCGCGTACGCGTGCTCGGCGAGCGTGAGGCGCAGGTTCCGCTCCGCCCAGCGCTCGACGCGGCGTGCACCCGTGCGGGCGAGCCCGCGCAGCGGCCGGGGGACCCACGCGCGCATCCCGACCGCCGCGGCGGTGTCCTCGTGCACGTCCCACACGACGACCGTGCGGCGCAGCGGGGTCCGGCCCATGACCGCGAGCAGGAGGTCGGGGTCGTGGAGCAGGACCAGGTCGTGCTCGGGCGCGAGCCGGGCGAGCGTCCGCCGCGCGGCGAGCACGGCACCGAGCCGGTTGCGGCCGGCGGCGCGGGGCAGGTCGACGGGCCGGACGCCCTCGGGCGGTTGCCGGTCGTAGGCCGTGAACGGAGCCGCGTAGGTGACCTGGTGACCGGCGTCGAGCAGCGCGGCGATCTGCCGGAAACGGATGCGTGCGTCCTGCGGGTCGTGGACGACGGTGCTCACCAGGACGCGCACGCGCTACCTCTTCAGCGACTTGGCGTAGGCGGCGACGACCTCGTCGGACGGGCCGTCCATGACGAGCACGCCCTTCTCGATCCACACCGCGCGGTCGCACATCTGCGTGATCGCCTTGTTCGAGTGGCTGACCAGGAAGACCGTGCCGGCGTGCTCCTTGACCTCGCGGATCTTCGCGGAGCTGCGCGCGCGGAACTCCGCGTCGCCCGTGGCCAGGGCCTCGTCGATCATCAGGACGTCCGGGATGGCCGCGGTCGAGATCGCGAACCGCAGGCGCGCCGCCATGCCCGACGAGTACGCCTTCATCGGCATGTAGACGAAGTCGCCGATGCCCGCGAACTCGACGATCTCCTCGAACCGCGCGCGGACCTGGTCCGGCGTCAGACCGAGCGCGAGGCCGCCGAGCATGATGTTGCGCTCGCCGGAGAGCTGGCCCATGAGTGCGGCGTTGACGCCGAGCAGCGAGCTGGTGCCGCGGACGTAGACCGTGCCCTGCGAGGGCGGGATGAGGCCGGCGATGGCGCGCAGGAGCGTGCTCTTGCCCGCCCCGTTGCGGCCGACGATCCCGATCGACTCGCCGTGGTGCGCGACGAAGGAGACCCCGCGCACGGCGTGCACCTCGGTGGTGCCGACGTGCTGCCCGCCACGGTTGAGCAGGCGCCGCACGCGCCCCGGC is a genomic window of Cellulomonas fulva containing:
- a CDS encoding glycosyltransferase family protein, translating into MRVLVSTVVHDPQDARIRFRQIAALLDAGHQVTYAAPFTAYDRQPPEGVRPVDLPRAAGRNRLGAVLAARRTLARLAPEHDLVLLHDPDLLLAVMGRTPLRRTVVVWDVHEDTAAAVGMRAWVPRPLRGLARTGARRVERWAERNLRLTLAEHAYADRFTRPHPVVPNSVVVPAQVVGTTVPDEAGNLRVVYLGRVTTARGARVLLDLPRLLPDGTVLEVIGPADDDVRPALEAARGAGTLTWRGFVPNDEALHLIDGALVGLSLLRDEPNYAHSRPTKVMEYMAHGVAVVTTPNPASRELVERADAGVVVPFDDASAVAGEVRRLVEDEELRTRMAAAGRETAQSEFDWTVDAQRFVATLEAWVSAGPPRSRKA
- a CDS encoding ABC transporter ATP-binding protein, whose amino-acid sequence is MAGTDPRAFDEIDFEADDTDVPGGPEPVAHDDATIGPPSLIVDDLHIRYRIIGSGKRQAVTDGPAPGRVRRLLNRGGQHVGTTEVHAVRGVSFVAHHGESIGIVGRNGAGKSTLLRAIAGLIPPSQGTVYVRGTSSLLGVNAALMGQLSGERNIMLGGLALGLTPDQVRARFEEIVEFAGIGDFVYMPMKAYSSGMAARLRFAISTAAIPDVLMIDEALATGDAEFRARSSAKIREVKEHAGTVFLVSHSNKAITQMCDRAVWIEKGVLVMDGPSDEVVAAYAKSLKR